In one Thermodesulfobacteriota bacterium genomic region, the following are encoded:
- the cobJ gene encoding precorrin-3B C(17)-methyltransferase produces the protein MGKEDKSREGHGGCGKGALYVVGIGPGGLGHLTERAREVLASAEWVVGYARYLELVSPLTRGKETFSTGMTGEVERCRKAIELASSGRSVAVVSSGDAGIYGMAGLLLELMGDGEVPFGVEVVPGVPAFAAAAAVLGAPLMHDFASVSLSDLLTPWETIERRVEAAASGDFVIVLYNPKSKKRTAQLPGAVDIIRRYREPSTPVGVVRNASRDDEEVRVTTLGGVESFYDTVDMSTLLVIGNSTTYTAAGRMVTPRGYGVGK, from the coding sequence ATGGGTAAAGAAGATAAAAGCAGGGAAGGTCACGGCGGCTGTGGCAAGGGCGCCCTTTACGTCGTAGGCATCGGGCCGGGCGGGCTCGGGCACCTGACGGAGAGGGCAAGGGAGGTGCTCGCCTCGGCGGAGTGGGTCGTCGGCTATGCGCGTTACCTGGAGCTCGTCTCCCCGCTTACCCGGGGCAAGGAGACGTTCTCCACCGGCATGACCGGCGAGGTGGAGAGGTGCCGGAAGGCGATAGAGCTCGCCTCTTCGGGCAGGAGCGTGGCCGTGGTATCTTCCGGTGACGCGGGCATATATGGCATGGCCGGACTTTTGCTGGAGCTTATGGGAGACGGAGAAGTTCCGTTCGGGGTGGAGGTCGTTCCGGGTGTACCGGCATTCGCGGCGGCGGCCGCGGTGTTGGGTGCTCCGCTCATGCACGACTTCGCCTCCGTCTCGCTCTCGGACCTCCTGACGCCGTGGGAGACGATAGAGCGGCGGGTCGAGGCGGCCGCGAGCGGAGACTTCGTGATAGTACTCTATAACCCGAAGAGTAAAAAGAGGACCGCCCAACTGCCCGGTGCGGTCGATATTATACGCAGGTACAGGGAGCCGTCGACCCCGGTGGGTGTGGTAAGGAACGCATCGAGAGATGACGAAGAGGTAAGGGTTACGACCCTCGGGGGGGTCGAGAGCTTTTATGATACGGTGGATATGTCGACGCTTCTGGTTATAGGCAACTCGACCACCTATACGGCGGCGGGCAGGATGGTTACGCCGAGGGGTTACGGGGTCGGAAAGTAA
- a CDS encoding PilZ domain-containing protein yields MSNNRVNDRVPLRYVVMYGPERPPEKTSYTTDLSETGLCIKTVQVYSPGTKLYLNIEVDDDIYACEGVVIWAKKVSPNLIRTLKGGMGIKFTRIDEALLEAYQRKKAEEG; encoded by the coding sequence ATGAGTAATAACAGGGTAAACGACAGGGTGCCGCTCCGATACGTCGTAATGTACGGCCCGGAGAGGCCGCCGGAGAAGACCTCCTACACGACGGACCTCTCGGAGACCGGGCTCTGCATAAAGACCGTCCAGGTCTACAGTCCGGGCACGAAACTGTACCTTAATATCGAAGTCGACGACGACATCTACGCGTGCGAGGGGGTCGTCATATGGGCCAAGAAGGTATCGCCGAACCTGATACGTACCCTTAAGGGCGGCATGGGGATAAAGTTCACGCGTATCGACGAAGCACTCCTGGAAGCCTACCAAAGGAAAAAAGCGGAGGAGGGTTAG
- a CDS encoding cobalamin biosynthesis protein, with product GGVGGVGTPVTVVDSDAKRLKAMKGAFGKSGVFKFRKTLRTSTGGAVVLVSSVLKKKLPRGLPEKTLILRPPEFVVGLGCERGVSAKAIETACKKALKAAEVSPLSVRNFATIDIKRDERGLIAFAKREGKPVDFFSKAKLKRIKKLPSGPSRMVMEKVGVGGVCEPAALLSAGTEKLWVKKIKAGKVTAAVARAPFTS from the coding sequence GGGGGGGTGGGGGGGGTGGGTACGCCCGTTACAGTCGTCGATAGTGACGCTAAAAGGCTCAAGGCCATGAAGGGGGCGTTCGGCAAGAGCGGGGTCTTTAAGTTCCGCAAAACCCTGCGGACCTCGACCGGCGGCGCGGTGGTACTCGTCTCTTCAGTGCTTAAGAAGAAGCTGCCGCGCGGGCTACCTGAAAAGACGCTCATCCTGAGGCCCCCGGAGTTCGTCGTGGGCCTCGGCTGCGAGAGGGGCGTTAGCGCGAAGGCAATCGAGACGGCCTGTAAGAAGGCGCTAAAGGCCGCAGAGGTATCCCCTCTCTCCGTAAGGAACTTCGCCACGATAGACATAAAGAGGGACGAGCGGGGCCTTATCGCCTTCGCGAAGAGGGAGGGTAAGCCGGTCGATTTTTTTTCGAAGGCGAAGCTCAAGCGGATAAAGAAACTCCCGTCCGGTCCGTCCCGCATGGTAATGGAGAAGGTCGGGGTGGGCGGGGTATGCGAGCCAGCGGCACTCCTCTCGGCCGGAACTGAAAAACTATGGGTAAAGAAGATAAAAGCAGGGAAGGTCACGGCGGCTGTGGCAAGGGCGCCCTTTACGTCGTAG